One segment of Solanum stenotomum isolate F172 chromosome 1, ASM1918654v1, whole genome shotgun sequence DNA contains the following:
- the LOC125853521 gene encoding cycloartenol-C-24-methyltransferase 1: MSKQGAFDLAFGVGGRIGKDEVLSAVDKYEKYHGYYGGEEDERKDNYTDMVNKYYDLCTSFYEYGWGESFHFAPRWKGESLQESIKRHEHFLALQLGLKPGQKVLDVGCGIGGPLREIARFSSTSVTGLNNNEYQISRGQVLNRKVGLDQTCNFVKGDFMKMPFPDNSFDAVYAIEATCHAPDPVGCYREIYRVLKPGQCFAVYEWCMTDAYNPNNEEQKRIKEEIELGNGLPEIRSTQQCLEAARKAGFEVVWDKDLAEDSPVSWYMPLDTSHFSLSSFRLTAVGRLFTRNLVSALEYVGVAPKGSQRVQAFLEKAAEGLVGGAKKGIFTPMYFFLVRKPISDSQ; this comes from the exons ATGTCAAAACAAGGGGCTTTTGATCTGGCATTTGGGGTTGGAGGAAGAATTGGCAAGGATGAAGTTCTCTCTGCTGTTGACAA GTATGAGAAGTACCATGGTTATTATGGAGGTGAAGAAGACGAGAGAAAGGATAACTACACTGACATG GTAAACAAATACTATGATCTTTGCACCAGCTTCTATGAATACGGCTGGGGAGAGTCATTCCATTTTGCACCCAG ATGGAAAGGAGAATCACTCCAGGAAAGCATTAAGAGGCATGAGCACTTCCTTGCCTTGCAATTGGGATTGAAACCAGGACAAAAG GTCTTGGATGTAGGATGTGGAATTGGAGGGCCATTAAGAGAAATTGCTCGATTCAG TTCTACATCAGTTACAGGCCTCAACAACAATGAATATCAGATATCTAGGGGACAG GTGTTGAACCGCAAAGTGGGATTGGATCAAACTTGCAACTTTGTAAAG GGTGATTTCATGAAAATGCCATTCCCTGACAATAGCTTTGATGCAGTATACGCAATAGAAGCTACCTGCCATGCACCAGATCCG GTTGGATGCTATAGAGAGATCTATAGGGTGCTGAAGCCTGGTCAGTGCTTTGCTGTGTATGAGTGGTGCATGACTGATGCATACAATCCAAATAATGAAGAGCAGAAAAGGATCAAG GAAGAAATTGAGCTCGGAAATGGTCTTCCGGAGATTCGATCGACACAACAGTGCCTAGAAGCAGCGAGAAAAGCTGGTTTTGAA GTTGTGTGGGATAAGGATCTCGCTGAAGACTCACCTGTTTCATGGTACATGCCTTTAGATACAAGTCACTTCTCACTCAGTAGCTTCCGCCTAACAGCAGTTGGCAGACTTTTCACCAGAAATCTG GTGTCGGCACTTGAATACGTGGGAGTAGCTCCTAAAGGTAGTCAAAGGGTTCAAGCTTTCTTAGAAAAAGCTGCAGAAGGTCTTGTTGGTGGTGCCAA GAAAGGGATCTTCACACCGATGTATTTCTTCTTGGTTCGCAAGCCAATATCAGACTCACAGTAA